One Natronorubrum halophilum genomic window, GGAGTTCGAGGCAACTGCCTTGAACACTGTGCCATCGACCGGAGTGATGGCGTCTATCGTCGGTTCGCGCGCTCGTCGTCCCGGAGTCGAGTCGCCACGGTGACGCGTCGTCACCGTTCACGTTCGCGCCACTCGCCCGGAATGGCCCGAACGGTGGAGATGAGGCCGCTACGCGTCCAGCGAGGAAGTGTGCAAGAACGTGGATATTCTGTGAGCCGATAGCCGGCGGCGCTGCACAAACACGAGGATTTTTATCGACTCGAGCGCCTACTGACTCCCATGACTGATGGGCGGGGCGAAACTCCCCGGCGAACAGGAATGACCGAGAAGTGCGGCGTCGTCGGCGTCTCACTGAACGGTCGAGACGCGGCACGACCGTTGTACTACGCGCTCTATGCACTCCAGCACCGCGGCCAGGAGTCCGCCGGAATCGTCACGCACGACGGCTTCCAGCAACACAGCCACGTCAAGATGGGGCTCGTGGGCGACGCCTTCGGCGAGGACGACCTCGACGCGCTCAACGGGTCCGCGGGGATCGGCCACGTCCGCTATCCGACGGCCGGCTCGGTCGACTCCTCCTGTGCACAGCCCTTCTCTGTCTCGTTCAAGAGCGGTTCGCTCGGGCTCTCCCACAACGGCAACCTCGTCAACGCCGACGAGATTCGGGACGAACTCGCGGCGGTGGGTCACGCCTTCACCAGCGACGGCGACACCGAGGTCATCGCCCACGACCTCGCGCGCAACCTGCTCGAGGAGGACCTCGTCCGGGCGGTCAAGCGCACGATGGGGCGGATCCACGGCTCCTACGCGCTGACGATCAGCCACGACGATACGATCCTCGGCGTCCGCGATCCGCAGGGAAACCGCCCGCTCTGTATCGGGGAACTCGAGGACGGCTACATTCTCGCCTCGGAGTCGGCGGCGATCGACACGCTCGACGGGGAACTCGTTCGCGACGTTCGGCCGGGCGAACTCGTCGTCCTCACCGAAGGCGGCGAAGGGTTCGACTCCTACCAGCTCGTCGAACAGGAGAACACCGCCCACTGTTTCTTCGAACACGTCTACTTCGCGCGGCCGGACAGCGTTATCGACGAAACGCTAGTCTACGAGGCGCGTCGGAATCTCGGACGCGAACTCTGGGACGAAAGCGGCGTCGAGACCGACGTCGTGATGCCGGTTCCCGACTCCGGGCGCGCGTTCGCCTCGGGTTACGCCGACGCGGCGAGCGAGACGACCGCCGACGGCGAGCCCCGCGACGAGGACGACGACGGCGTCGAGTTCGCCGAGGGACTGATGAAAAACCGCTACGTCGGCCGCACGTTCATCATGCCGACTCAGGACGAGCGCGAGCGCGCCGTTCGACTGAAGCTCAACCCGATCAAGTCCACCATCGAGGGCAAGACCGTCACGGTTATCGACGACAGCATCGTCCGCGGAACCACCTCGACGCAGCTTGTCCAGTTGCTCAAAGACTGCGGTGCCGAGGCGGTCCACGTTCGAATCGGCGCGCCGAAGATCGTCGCCCCGTGTTACATGGGGATCAACATGGCCACCCGCGAGGAACTCATCGCTTCGGATAAGACAACCGAAGAGATCCGCGATACCATCGACGCCGACAGTCTCGCGTACCTCTCGACCGATTCCGTCGCCGAGGTCCTCGGAAAGGAGCGCCTCGACCTCTGTCTGGGCTGCGTGACCGGAGAGTACCCCTACGATATCGACGGCGAGGAGACCGATCGCGACGTCACCCGCCCCGAACTCGGTGGCCAGGCGCTGCACGCCGACGACTAACGACCTCTGCTCTTTCTGTAGGTGCGTCGGGCTACGTACCTCTGTCGCGGCTCCACGGTGGTCCGCCGTTTCCGGGATCGTCTCGAGAGCACGGGATTTCGGTCAGTACGCGACGTGCAACAGCGCGTAGACGACGATCCCGAGCGAGAACGAGATCAGCCAGAGGGACGCCGCGATCCGGCCGAAGCGGGCGTGACTGGTCCGGCGAAGTTCCGCGACCGGGTACGCGAAGGCCAGCAGGAGCGCGTAGTAGACCAGCGGCACGCAGACGATCGCGAGAAAGATGTGGATCGCGAGCACCGGCAGGTAGACGAACTGGTAGACAGCGTCGGGCCCGGGAAACGGCTGCGGGCCGCCGGTCGCTACCAGCCGGTAGAGATAGAGCGTCAGGAAGGCCGCGAACAGGCAGAACGAGGTGAGCATCGCGACGCGGTGTCTGTCGACCTGCCCGCGACGGATGGCTCGCCAACCCAGCGCGATCGTTCCGATCGCCGCCGCGCTGATCACCACGTTGAGGTGCGGAATCAGGTCGAGGAACCACTCGGGCGCGGCCGGCACCGTCGAGGGCGGAATCCGGCCGCCCGCCGCCGCGAAGACCACCGCGAGGGAGACGACGCTCAGGACTGCCGCGATCGGGGTGACGCGCTCTCGAGGGACGTACTCCATGTCTCGAGGTTCGCGCGGAACGGGAAAGTGGTTACCGTCTTCGGCCACGCCCCCGAATCGGAGAACGTGGAGCGATCTACCGAGTCGCAGATAGTGTCGCTCTCGGCCCCCCGTAGCTGTCGTCCCCGTTTCCGATGCCGCTCCGAACGGGCCATCTCGAGCAGCACTCTCAGATGTTTCAGAACGTAAACTTTTATCGGAAGTAACCACGAGAAACGGTCATGACGAACATCCGACGAACGCCGTTCAGTACCGAAAATCCGGTGTCGTTCATCGTCCTCGTCGGACTGGTAGCGACGATCGGCGGCCTGACGATCCGTGATTCCGCCGGGATATCCACGATCGTCGCCGCGGTCGGTATCGGGCTGCTCGTCACCGGCAGCACGTACACGCTCACCACCGGCTCCACGCTGCAACGATTGACGACCTCGTTCGTCGCACTCGTGTCCGTCCAACTGGTCGCCATCGCCGGCATCGTTAGGTGGCTGGGTGCGGTCGGCCTGCTGCTGGTACTCGCGGGAATTTGCTACGGCCGACGGGTCCGGCTGCACCGATCGCTCGCTCGCCGGTAGATACCTGCAGAACGACGCTGGCCGCTCGAGGGCTCGAGAGGACGAAACGTCGTCAAACAGCGCGCTTGCTATCGAACGTAGTTTTCTGAAGGATTATGCGTGGGTGATGTCCTCGAAGGA contains:
- the purF gene encoding amidophosphoribosyltransferase, which produces MTEKCGVVGVSLNGRDAARPLYYALYALQHRGQESAGIVTHDGFQQHSHVKMGLVGDAFGEDDLDALNGSAGIGHVRYPTAGSVDSSCAQPFSVSFKSGSLGLSHNGNLVNADEIRDELAAVGHAFTSDGDTEVIAHDLARNLLEEDLVRAVKRTMGRIHGSYALTISHDDTILGVRDPQGNRPLCIGELEDGYILASESAAIDTLDGELVRDVRPGELVVLTEGGEGFDSYQLVEQENTAHCFFEHVYFARPDSVIDETLVYEARRNLGRELWDESGVETDVVMPVPDSGRAFASGYADAASETTADGEPRDEDDDGVEFAEGLMKNRYVGRTFIMPTQDERERAVRLKLNPIKSTIEGKTVTVIDDSIVRGTTSTQLVQLLKDCGAEAVHVRIGAPKIVAPCYMGINMATREELIASDKTTEEIRDTIDADSLAYLSTDSVAEVLGKERLDLCLGCVTGEYPYDIDGEETDRDVTRPELGGQALHADD
- a CDS encoding DUF420 domain-containing protein, whose translation is MEYVPRERVTPIAAVLSVVSLAVVFAAAGGRIPPSTVPAAPEWFLDLIPHLNVVISAAAIGTIALGWRAIRRGQVDRHRVAMLTSFCLFAAFLTLYLYRLVATGGPQPFPGPDAVYQFVYLPVLAIHIFLAIVCVPLVYYALLLAFAYPVAELRRTSHARFGRIAASLWLISFSLGIVVYALLHVAY